The window AAAGCTCATGTGAACCAGAAGAAAGAAGGTATTCATTTAAGTatgataaataaatagcaaAGGTTGACAAATTCATGACTGATTGGATACAATGTCAcctttttggcaaaaaaaaaaaaaaaaacaataattaattttgACACAGCATACCCACATTCCAATTACATCCTTAGATTGATCTAGATTGATTCTTAGATTGCTCTAAATTCTCCATAGATGTGAATATGAATAGTTGTTTatctatgtgtcctgcaattcgcTGGTGTCCCCACCTCTAACCAAAAATCAGCTTGGATAATCCACAACTCCGCTGCAAGCCTAATGAATGAAGATATATGTTTTGATTGTTGCATGAtacccccccctccctctctctctctctctctctctcgctgggTTCTCAGACGGAAAGTACCACGAGCAGGTAAGGATAGCGGACGACGCCACAGGTTACAGTTACGAGGCTGTCTTCAAGCCGTACATCAGCGGTGCTCTCACCGAGGTTTGGGTGGAAGACCCGTACATACGACACACTCACCAGGTTCGAACAATGAATAcacaacaactttttttatgTAGTATGTAAATTATTGTATTCCCTCTGTAGTTATTATTTAGTGTCACGGATATTCACTGCAAATGCAGCCGGACTGATTGAGGTTTGAGAGGggccagacagagagaggaGAGAACAGAGCAAAGAAACAACAGCGAACAATGACAAGTTCTGTTTGTATGCACAACAGCTGTACAACTTCCTGCGGTTCTGCGAGATGCTGCTCAAAGCATCCTGCAAGGTGAAGACCATCCATCTCCTCACATCATCAGATGAcgtacgtttttgttttttaaccagcAAGGTCTCATAGCACCTCtacttaagacaaaaaaaaaatgcatccctCCAATAGACTTAATTTTTCCCATCATAAAGAAAACAGGTAGCAAATGTAATTCTAGCAGTTCAGAGATGCTGTTGTTCACACACATTTAATAGTTAACTGCGTTGAACACTGTTACTAATCAAAACAGCAGTTAAAAGCACCATTTTCATAAAACCTGCATTTTAtgattacttgggttatctttgtctgatagttacatttgtttgattatcttaaacattgaaAGTGGGGAGGctatgaaaaaaacaagactttgggaaaatactttttcacagcactgccCTTATTAGTACCGTTTTGTcgaactttttttcttaactgtatttttattttgttttgaactcCAGTATCATGTGACACAAATTGTAATATACTTGGAATATCATTTCATATAATCAAGGCCCGCCCCTATCTGCGATTGCGTACATAATACTTGATATTTCATTCCGGGGTTATTTTCTTGGCATTAATTAACGTGCGCTATTCCGCAGGCGGACGGCGGCCCACAGACGAGCGCCCTGGCCGAGCTGAAGCAGAACCTCAGTACTCACGGGATCACTCTGGACCTGCAGTACTCCTCCACCATCCACGACAGGGAGATCAGGTACTACAGCACACTCCACGCACACATGTCCACAGTAGCGGCTATCGTGGACGaaaatgtgtaaagaatatagTATTAccagattaaaataataatcatcaacaTCATTCCCATGACATGATAGTTGAAATTATTGAGAAGAATTGCAAAAGTCTGAAACTAAAATGTCTCTGCCATCAGACATTGATTAACTAAGTCATATTTAACAGTTAATGGTAAAAACGATATAGTACAACACTCTACTGagaagtaaatataaaatgatttgTGTCGCACGCACATCCGACTCGTctcactttttaacattcttaactgcctACGTGTAAAGAGAAGTTAACCATTctgttaatattaaaatgttctaAAAATAAGATTATTCATTCCTCATATGCGCTTTCATTGACTGTCatgcgagtttaaaaaaagaagtttatTGGCGTACtttaacacataaaacaaaaaaattgtggaTTTACAAGAAACCAGACGTTTGCAAACACTAAATAGAAAGAcgcattttctttctttctgtgacATAAAATCAGACAAAACCTTTCCTGTGATAGTGAtcacttttttccattttgccaTCACTGGTGCCCTTGTGTGGAGGCATCCAAAATAAACGTTGAAATGATTGCAGGTTTGATAACGGCTGGATCATCAAGATTGGAAGAGGGCTGGATTACTTCAAGAGACCAAAAGTGAGACAGCGTACATTGCAagattatattttgtatttacggCGTACGTGTTCTTATGTGTCCTTGTGATTAACCCACAGGGACGCTTCTCAATTGGATACTGTGACTTTGACCTCAGGCAGTGCCACGAGACCAGAGTAGACGTTTTCCACACGAAACACACCAAAACCCTATGAGACGCGTACCCAGTCATTGACATTCACAGTACAGTTAATGACGCTGTATCATTGACTTGCACAAtacatgactttttaaaataaatgttatgttGTATAATATTCACGgtaaaatgtaacaaagcagGAGTTTTTACAATTGTATGTATATGAGTGGGAGCCGATGTCTTTTTTCATGTAATGCTCTTATAGTGGGGAAGACAGTCgggtttgattggtgaactattGTAATAACAGATCTTTATAAGATTTGAATGCATCTTGTTTCTTCCTTGTTTGTCATCGCTTGTTacgattcattttatttgacaaataCACATGATGTATAGGATTCAGTCCAATCTTAAATGCAACACAtttattgaccaaaaaaaaaagggccacTATCTTAACAGCacttttccaattgtttttagactggggttgaaaaaaaaaaaagtttataattTAACTGGAATCATCATGAATTAGTAAATCACAGCGTACGTCTCCTGAGTGTGACACCTGTCTGTGCGagcgtacctaatgttgtggcccgtCGATATTGCCGAAATATGTGAATGAACTGTGAGCCTTGTGAGTTGAACCGGCGTTATGATCGGATTATCTATCGGCCTTAATCTCGATATGTCATCTGCATGCATGCGGCCCACCAGGGGAAATTATAATCCCGGAGAGGGGCGCATGCACCCCGCAGGTCAGCGCAGCtgccacaaaaacaaacaaacaaattaacacAAAGACTCATAATTACAACAGAAAAGATATATTGGTGTTATATGTCATCACTTTTGGCCTTCTGGCGGATAGAT is drawn from Phycodurus eques isolate BA_2022a chromosome 12, UOR_Pequ_1.1, whole genome shotgun sequence and contains these coding sequences:
- the mitd1 gene encoding MIT domain-containing protein 1, translated to MTQNHLPGMESSAISVLKRAVELDQSGRFLESLVCYQEGIQLLIDVLKAVNDDSKRGHYRGKIKGYMDRAEQIKAHVNQKKEDGKYHEQVRIADDATGYSYEAVFKPYISGALTEVWVEDPYIRHTHQLYNFLRFCEMLLKASCKVKTIHLLTSSDDADGGPQTSALAELKQNLSTHGITLDLQYSSTIHDREIRFDNGWIIKIGRGLDYFKRPKGRFSIGYCDFDLRQCHETRVDVFHTKHTKTL